AGTGCCAGAACAGTTCGACATTCATGAGCGACTGGCGCCGGTCGGGCGTGACCTTTCCCGCGGCGGCGCGTGCGAGCATGTAAAGCACGAAGATCGTGCTGATCGCCATGTGGAAGCCGGTCCAGGCGACGAACATCCAATAGACGGCCGCGAAAGCGCTCTGCGTTGGGAGGAGTCCGGTAACGAGAAGCGACTGCAGCATTGCGCCCGCGCCGGCGATCATCGCCAATAGCGCCAGGATCAGACCGACGACGAGCGCGATGAACAGGCCGCGCCTGTTGCCGAAGGACGCCAGCCGGAAGGCGAGGCTCGAGACGAGCACGAGCCCGGCGGCAGCAGAAGCCCAGCCCAGTCCACCCTCGGGCACGGGCGGAGAAAGGTCGCGATTGACGGTCCACAGGAACAGGAGCGAAAAGATCAGCGATACGAATGCCGCCAGATCGAACAGCACCAGGAGGGCCATGCCCCAGAAGCCGTGGGTTTCGGTGCCGTTCACATGCATCGGGCAGGTTTCCCCACGCCCTATGTCGTATCGGTTCGGCTCGGGCAGCGGTTCGGTATCCCACATCCAGACGACGCCGGCAGCGATGACGACCAGGGCAGCGGCGGCGCAAAGCCACCACAGCTTGAAGATCGCTAACCCGAAGAAGCTCGCGGTGCCGACAGCGGCTACGAGCGGGGTCCAGCTCGGGTGCGGAAGAAGGATGACCTCCCTGGGTTCGCCCATCACCGTGCCCGTTCGCAGCGTCTTGCGGCGCATATCGGGACTGTCGGCCAGGTAGAATTCGCCCCTGTCAATGCGGTCAGCCAGCCCGGGCTCATCCCAGAGAGGATATGTCGAGGAGACGATGGGGACGCTGCGCAGAGAGAAGGCCGACGACGGCGTCACCGTGTGCCATTCCAGGGTGCCTGCATTCCAGGGATTGTATCCCGCATCCCGGCCATGCTTGCGATGCCAGTAGAGCCAGTCCCACAGGAAGACGGCCATGCCGGCGGCAACCATGTAGGCGCCAACCGACGAGACGAGGTTCAGCCAGTCCCAGCCAAGGTCGGCGGGGTAGGTGTAGACGCGCCTAGGCATGCCGCGCAGGCCTGTGATGTGCATCGGGAAGAAGGCCACGTTGAAGCCGACGAAGATCAGCGCGAAGGACAAGCGCCCGAGTGTCTCCGACATCAGCTTGCCCGTGGCGAGCGGCATCCAGTAATGGAGCGCGGCCAGTACCGGCATCACGGCGCCGCCAAAGAGCACGTAATGGAAATGGGCGACAACGAAATAGGTATCGTGCACCTGGAAGTCCACGGGAACGAGCGCCACCATCACACCAGTGAGCCCGCCGGCCACGAAGATGAAAATGGCGCCGAGCGCATAGAGCATCGGAACCTTCAGCAGTACACCCGGGCCGCTCCAGATGGTGGCGATCCAGGCAAAGACCTGGATGCCGCTGGGTATAGCGACCGCCAGGCTCGCGGCCGAGAAGAAGCTGAGCGACATCATAGGAATTCCGGTGGTGTACATGTGATGCACCCACAGGCCGAAGCTCAGGAAGCCCGTTCCCACGGCGGCGAGCACGATCCATACGTAGCCGGCGAGCGGTGCCCGGGCGAATGTCGGGATGATGGTGGACAGCATTGCCGCGCCGGGCAGGAAGATGATGTAGACCTCGGGATGGCCAAACAACCAGAAGAGATGCTGCCAGAGCAGCGGATCGCCGCCCTTCCCGGCGTCGTAGAACGGCCAGTGAAAGGCGCGTTCGACCTCCAGAAGAATGTCGCCGAGCACGAGCGGCGGAAAGCCGAACATGATCATGAAGCCGAAGACCAGCATGTACCATGCGAAGATCGGCATGCGGTCGAGGCTCATGCCGGGCGGGCGGAACTTGAGGATGCCGATGATCAGCTCGATCGAGGCGGCGACGGCCGAGACCTCGATGAACCCGATGCCGAGCAGCCAGAAATCCGGCCCGTAGCCGGGCGAATATTCCGGGCCGGTTAGCGGCACATACATGAACCACCCCCCGGCCGGCGCAATTTTGAAGAGGAGGCTCCCAAGGGCCATCAAACCGCCCAGCAGATAGGCCCAGTAGCCATAAGCGGAGATGCGCGGGAACGGCAGATCTCGCGCGCCGAGCATCTGCGGCAGGACGTAGATGGCGACCGCTTCCATGATCGGCACGGCGAACAGGAACATCATCGTCGTGCCATGCATGGTGAAGATCTGGTTGTACCAGTCGGCCGAGAGGAGGTCGTTTTCGGGGAGCGCGAGCTGTGCGCGGATCAGCATCGCCAGGAGGCCGCCCACCAGCAGGAAGAAGATGGCGGTGAGCACGTAGAGCTCGCCGATGACGGTGTTGTTGATTTCCTTGAAGCGTCTGAGGCCCTTGGGGGGCGCCCAGATTTCTCGGAGCTGCCACAGACCGGCATCGTGGCGGGCCGCCTCCTCGAGCTGGCGGGTCGAGGTGAAGGTCATTCCAGGCTCTCCAACCATGCGGCGAGCGCGCGCAGCGTCGGTCCGTCCAGGCGGTCGAATGAGGGCATGCGGTTGCCTGGCTTGAGGTGCTGGGACGAGGCGATCCAGCCCGCGAGGTTGCCGACCGAGCCGTTGAGCCAGCCAGCACCGATGGAAAGCCGCCCCCCGACATGTGTGAGGTCCGGCCCGATCTCACCGTTCGCGCCCGCAAGGCCGCGCACAGTGTGGCAGCTGCCGCAACCCTCGCTTATGAAGGCCGCCCGCCCGGCTTGGTATTGTTCCGTGATCGGAGCCGGCGCCGGCCGGGCCTGCGTCGAGAGCCAGTCATCGAACCGGTCGGCAGGTTTCACGACCACATAGAAGGCCATTTTGGCATGCTGCTCGCCGCAATACTCGGCGCACTGGCCGCGCGTGATTCCGGTCTCGGTCGGGGTGAAGGCGACCCGGTTCACATGCCCTGGAATCATATCGATCTTCCCGGCGAGACTCGGAATCCAGAAGCTGTGAATGACATCTTTTGTGGTGACGGAGATGCTCACTGGGCGATCAACCGGCAGGCGGAGCTCGTTGGCGGTCTCGATGCGCTCGCCGTTTGGGCCGAGGTAATGCACCTCCCACCACCACATATGGCCAGTCACATGGATCTGCAGTGCCTCGTCTCCGGGCGGCGTGCTGATGCGCAGGCTGACGAGGACGGTGTAGACCATCAGGGCGCCGAGCGTGACGGCGGGGAACACGAAGCCGCCAAGCGCGATGAAGGTGGTTTTCCGGAAAGGCGGATGGCGCCTGCGGCTGAGTATCGCCCAAGCGAGCAGGCCCATGACCAACACGAAGATCACCGCACCGGACACAAAGACAAGATTGCTGAGGGTGAGGATGGCCTCCGCCTGCGGACTGCGCGGTCCGTAGACGCTCTGAACCCCTTCTTGCCCCTCGAAAAGCGGAGCCACGGCCGATATGGATACCCACGCCATGCCGGTATCACCGCAGTGTGTATAGATAGGCGGCGATATGCCGAGCCCTGTCCTCGGGTATGCCCATGTCGGGCATGGCGGTGCGGGGAGCCATGTCGGGTGCGTTCATCACCCAACGCACGAGATTATCCGGCGTGTTGGGATACTGGCCCGCAATGAAGGCGCGGAGGGCAAATTCGGTTAACGGAGGCCCGACGATGCCGTCCGCCGACCGGATACCCGGAATGGTGTGGCAAGCCGGACAGCCATATTCCCGGATGAAGCTTGCGCCAGCCTGCGCATCGCCCCCAACGATGCGCATGCCCTGCGGGATCTCCGAGTCCTCGCACCCCGCAAGCGCCAGCATGATCAGCAGCGCGGCCCCGGCGGCTCGCGCTGGAGCGCGTTCGAGGGACGGTCGGGCTAGCGTGCGTGATCGGCCGGGTCGCGGATCTCGTCGGGCGATCATCATTCCAAACCAGCTCCACCCGGCTGGCTTTCGTTTACGCCGCCCTCCCCCTGCTGGGCGCCGCTGGTGCCACGCCCGCTGCCCTGGACCCCGCCAGGCTGTCTCTGGCCAGGTCGGGTGGTACCCGTCGGGCTCTGCGCAGGCTGGCCGCGCGGGGCCGTGCCGGCGCTCCCACCGGAGGCCGGTGCAGGCTCCGTCTCTTGGGCTGGACGGGTCCCTGGCGGTCCGCGCTCTCCGACCTGCTCGAGCGTGAGATAGAGGTCTTCTTGGGGTGTCACCTCCGCCGGCCGCAGCGAGGCGAAGTAAAGCGAGACAGCGCGGATCTGGTCGTCCGTCATGTTCTTCGCCACGAATTCCATGATGTTGAGGGGGTCGCCATCCCGCACCCCTCGCTTCCATAGCATCAACTGGTGCTCCAAGTAGGGGGCGAACTGGCCGGCGAGAAAGGGGTAGATGGGCGGCGCGCCGGCGCCGTCCTCGCCATGACAGGTGTTGCAGGCCGGAACACCGCGACCGGGCACGCCGATCGCTGCGATAGCGCCGCCAATCTGCAACACTTGCTGATCGACATCTGGCGGGGGCGGGTACGGGGCATCGTCGATCGCCGCATAATAGGCGGAGACGTCCGCCATCTCGGCGTCGGTCATCTCGCGGGCCACCTGCTGCATCACCTCGTTGGGTCGGAGGCCGGCGGCGAAATCCTTGAGCGTCTTGTAGAGATACCAGGCGCTCTGGTCGCTCAGGCGCGGAAAGGCGCCGCTGCTGTCGCCCGAACCGTTGAGATCGTGACAGCGGGCGCAGGCGATCCCTCCCGCCTCCTCGTAGAAGCCCCCGGTCGCGACCCAGCGCCCGCGATTGACGTCCGGCCCTGCTGCCATGGCTGCGGAAGCCGCGGCGGCGGCAGCCCCTAACGCAACCAGGATGGCAGTCCGGTGTCTCATGTCGGCACCAGCGGGCGGGGATTCTTGAGATAGTCGTTGATCATGTGCTCGACCGCCCAATAGGCGAGGGCGCCAACCGTGTCGGTCGGGTTATAGCCGGCATTCTGGGGGAACACGGAAGAACCCATCACCCAGAGGTTATGGAGGTCCCAGGACTGCAGGAACTTGTTGACGACGCTCCTGGTCGGATTGGTTCCCATGATTGCGCCGCCCGTGTTGTGTGTCGTCTGGTAGGGAACGATGCTGTAGTGGTCGTCCAGCCAGTTGACGGAGATTTGCTGCCCGCCCATCGCACGCGCGATTTCCCAGGCCCTGCTCGTCACGTAGCGCGACATCAGCCGGTCGTTATGCGGGAAGTCGAAGGTGATCATGCCCAGCGGCTGGCCAAAGGCATCGGTATAGGTCCGGTCAAGGCCGATATAGTTGCCTCTGTGCGGCATGGACGAGCCGTGCACGGTCAGCGTCGCCGTGCTGTTGTAGTGGCGCTGAACCGCCTTCTTCCACGCGACGCCCCAGCGCGCGGTCCCGTCGGGCACGGGATGCCGGTGGATCGGCCGTCCGGTGGTCGTATAGGCGGCGATATAGGCCCCGCCGATGAAGCCGAGCTCCGAGTGGTCGAAGCTGCCGGTGTTGAAATCGTCTATGGCGGTGCCGAGCGCGCCGGCGCCCATGAACGGGTTCAGGCGCACGTCGGGCGCATAGAAGACGCTCGCGCCGCTCATCGTCTGGTAGGTGTAGTTGCGACCGACCGTGCCTTCGCCGGTCACAGGGTCGTAGGGCGCGCCGATCCCCGAATTCAGCATCAGCACGACATTGTGGTGCGCGAAGGCGCACAGCGCCACCAACTCGGCCGGCTGGAACACCTCCCTGCCGCGCGCATCGATATAGGTGACGCCGGTGGCGCGCTTGGATCCGCGATCCCATTCCACTCGCAGCACGTAGGACTGGAGCCTGAGCTCGAAATTCTCGTTGGCCATGGCGAAGGGCAGGATCGCCACCTGCGGGCTGGCTTTGGCGAAGTGCTCGCAGCCATAGGTCTCGCAGAAGCCGCAATACATGCAGGGCTGGAATTTTGCCCCGTAAGGATTGGTGTAGTGCCGCGTGACGTTGGACGAGGGCACCGGGAAGGGATGGTATCCGAGACCGGAGGTCGCGTTTGCGAACAGGTGGCCGGCATAGGCCTGCTTCATGGGCGGGTTCGGATAGGGCTCGCTGCGCGGACCCTCGAACGGGTTGCCGCCTTCCTGGATTTTGCCGTTCAGGTTGCCCGCGATGCCGGAGGTGCCGCAGATCTTCTCGAAGAACATGTAATACGGCTCGAGCTCCTCATAGGTGATGCCCCAGTCCTGGATCGTGAGGTCAGCGGGAAGGAAATCCTTGCCGTAGCGTTCCTCGACCCAGCTCCGCAGCACGAAGGACTCGGGCTGGAAGCGCCAGGTCTGGCCGTTCCAGTGCACCATGGCCCCGCCAGCTCCCGTACCGGGAAGGAACGAGCCGAGCTGCCGCATCGGCAGCGCCTTCTGACCAATCACATTGCGGAAGGTGATGGTCTGGACGCTCGGATCCTGCATCAACCCATGCCGCACGGAGTACTTCAGCTCGTCATGCATGTAGGGGGACTGGAAGTCGGGAATTGTCTGGCGCATGCGGCCGCGCTCCAGTGCCACCACGGAGTAGCCCTCTTCCGCCAGCTCCTTTCCCAGGATCGCGGCGGTCGCTCCGCCGCCGACCAGCGCCACGTCGACCGGCTTCATCCGGATCGCCATCGTCGTCTCCTTGCTTAGCGGGTTGCGTGGTGGCTGTGCGATCGCGCGCTTTGCGCCATGCTCATGGGCGGGCGCTCGTAGGGCTGGTTGTACTCGGTGACGAGGTCCACATACTGGGCATAAGCGCCGGGAAAGCCGATCATGCGCCAGGAGATCATGTCCTGGTTGCCGCCATAGGCGGGGTCGGCGAACCACCCTTCGATCGTGTTTGCAAGCAGCGTCTCGAAGAACACCGAGCTCGGCATGGACGGGAGCGGCACCTCGCCCGATTCCAGCATTTCCAGGATGGTGATCTGGTCAGCCACGGGCAGATCCCAGAATTCCGTGCCGCCGCCCTCGCGCTGGGAAAGCCAGGTCCGGATCTCCTGGATGCCGGTGCGGTAGAGCTGCGCGGGCGTGAACGGCAGCTGATATCCTTGCTGCGAGGTGCCAAGATCCCAAGGACCCTCGAGATACATCCTGGCCCCCACACCATAGGCGCCTGCAAGCTGGCGATCGATGAACTCGGGAACGCCCGCCCACACCGCACCCGGCCATTTCTCGTCCGGGGGAATCAGCCGGTCGACCGCGGCCTCGACGAAGCGGGCCTCGTCCAGGGTGAAAAAGAACATGACGTCCTGATGCCCAGCGCGAGGGTCCCCGGCGGGCAGACCACCGCCGACGGGGGAGGTCGGCGGGGCAACGGGTTCAGTTTGCGCCGCGGCGGGCGTGATGAGGCGCTCGGGAACGGCCGCCACTGCGCCTGCCGCCCCTGCGGCCTTGAAAAGGCTCCGTCGCGAAAGTTTTTCCATTTCCTTCCTCCCTTCGATTGTTATTCCTGCACAAGCTTCTCCATGCAGAAGGCGTGGGCGTCGGTCCCTTCCCACTCGCTGCAGAGCTTGGCGCTCGGCAG
This genomic stretch from Rhodoligotrophos defluvii harbors:
- the ctaD gene encoding cytochrome c oxidase subunit I, which gives rise to MTFTSTRQLEEAARHDAGLWQLREIWAPPKGLRRFKEINNTVIGELYVLTAIFFLLVGGLLAMLIRAQLALPENDLLSADWYNQIFTMHGTTMMFLFAVPIMEAVAIYVLPQMLGARDLPFPRISAYGYWAYLLGGLMALGSLLFKIAPAGGWFMYVPLTGPEYSPGYGPDFWLLGIGFIEVSAVAASIELIIGILKFRPPGMSLDRMPIFAWYMLVFGFMIMFGFPPLVLGDILLEVERAFHWPFYDAGKGGDPLLWQHLFWLFGHPEVYIIFLPGAAMLSTIIPTFARAPLAGYVWIVLAAVGTGFLSFGLWVHHMYTTGIPMMSLSFFSAASLAVAIPSGIQVFAWIATIWSGPGVLLKVPMLYALGAIFIFVAGGLTGVMVALVPVDFQVHDTYFVVAHFHYVLFGGAVMPVLAALHYWMPLATGKLMSETLGRLSFALIFVGFNVAFFPMHITGLRGMPRRVYTYPADLGWDWLNLVSSVGAYMVAAGMAVFLWDWLYWHRKHGRDAGYNPWNAGTLEWHTVTPSSAFSLRSVPIVSSTYPLWDEPGLADRIDRGEFYLADSPDMRRKTLRTGTVMGEPREVILLPHPSWTPLVAAVGTASFFGLAIFKLWWLCAAAALVVIAAGVVWMWDTEPLPEPNRYDIGRGETCPMHVNGTETHGFWGMALLVLFDLAAFVSLIFSLLFLWTVNRDLSPPVPEGGLGWASAAAGLVLVSSLAFRLASFGNRRGLFIALVVGLILALLAMIAGAGAMLQSLLVTGLLPTQSAFAAVYWMFVAWTGFHMAISTIFVLYMLARAAAGKVTPDRRQSLMNVELFWHYTTGVAVASLVIVHLWPRVI
- the coxB gene encoding cytochrome c oxidase subunit II, with translation MAWVSISAVAPLFEGQEGVQSVYGPRSPQAEAILTLSNLVFVSGAVIFVLVMGLLAWAILSRRRHPPFRKTTFIALGGFVFPAVTLGALMVYTVLVSLRISTPPGDEALQIHVTGHMWWWEVHYLGPNGERIETANELRLPVDRPVSISVTTKDVIHSFWIPSLAGKIDMIPGHVNRVAFTPTETGITRGQCAEYCGEQHAKMAFYVVVKPADRFDDWLSTQARPAPAPITEQYQAGRAAFISEGCGSCHTVRGLAGANGEIGPDLTHVGGRLSIGAGWLNGSVGNLAGWIASSQHLKPGNRMPSFDRLDGPTLRALAAWLESLE
- a CDS encoding c-type cytochrome produces the protein MMIARRDPRPGRSRTLARPSLERAPARAAGAALLIMLALAGCEDSEIPQGMRIVGGDAQAGASFIREYGCPACHTIPGIRSADGIVGPPLTEFALRAFIAGQYPNTPDNLVRWVMNAPDMAPRTAMPDMGIPEDRARHIAAYLYTLR
- a CDS encoding c-type cytochrome, producing MRHRTAILVALGAAAAAASAAMAAGPDVNRGRWVATGGFYEEAGGIACARCHDLNGSGDSSGAFPRLSDQSAWYLYKTLKDFAAGLRPNEVMQQVAREMTDAEMADVSAYYAAIDDAPYPPPPDVDQQVLQIGGAIAAIGVPGRGVPACNTCHGEDGAGAPPIYPFLAGQFAPYLEHQLMLWKRGVRDGDPLNIMEFVAKNMTDDQIRAVSLYFASLRPAEVTPQEDLYLTLEQVGERGPPGTRPAQETEPAPASGGSAGTAPRGQPAQSPTGTTRPGQRQPGGVQGSGRGTSGAQQGEGGVNESQPGGAGLE
- a CDS encoding GMC family oxidoreductase — protein: MAIRMKPVDVALVGGGATAAILGKELAEEGYSVVALERGRMRQTIPDFQSPYMHDELKYSVRHGLMQDPSVQTITFRNVIGQKALPMRQLGSFLPGTGAGGAMVHWNGQTWRFQPESFVLRSWVEERYGKDFLPADLTIQDWGITYEELEPYYMFFEKICGTSGIAGNLNGKIQEGGNPFEGPRSEPYPNPPMKQAYAGHLFANATSGLGYHPFPVPSSNVTRHYTNPYGAKFQPCMYCGFCETYGCEHFAKASPQVAILPFAMANENFELRLQSYVLRVEWDRGSKRATGVTYIDARGREVFQPAELVALCAFAHHNVVLMLNSGIGAPYDPVTGEGTVGRNYTYQTMSGASVFYAPDVRLNPFMGAGALGTAIDDFNTGSFDHSELGFIGGAYIAAYTTTGRPIHRHPVPDGTARWGVAWKKAVQRHYNSTATLTVHGSSMPHRGNYIGLDRTYTDAFGQPLGMITFDFPHNDRLMSRYVTSRAWEIARAMGGQQISVNWLDDHYSIVPYQTTHNTGGAIMGTNPTRSVVNKFLQSWDLHNLWVMGSSVFPQNAGYNPTDTVGALAYWAVEHMINDYLKNPRPLVPT
- a CDS encoding gluconate 2-dehydrogenase subunit 3 family protein yields the protein MEKLSRRSLFKAAGAAGAVAAVPERLITPAAAQTEPVAPPTSPVGGGLPAGDPRAGHQDVMFFFTLDEARFVEAAVDRLIPPDEKWPGAVWAGVPEFIDRQLAGAYGVGARMYLEGPWDLGTSQQGYQLPFTPAQLYRTGIQEIRTWLSQREGGGTEFWDLPVADQITILEMLESGEVPLPSMPSSVFFETLLANTIEGWFADPAYGGNQDMISWRMIGFPGAYAQYVDLVTEYNQPYERPPMSMAQSARSHSHHATR